The Pseudomonas sp. R4-35-07 genome contains a region encoding:
- a CDS encoding extracellular solute-binding protein, with translation MMSLRSTLFASLLLCSAAQAAPQHALTLYNEPPKYPADFKHFDYVNPDAPKGGTFRESAMGGFDSLNPYISKGVPADNLPLIYDTLAMQSLDEPITEYGLVAGKIEKAPDNSWVRFYLRPEARFHDGHPIRAEDVVFTFQTLIKDGTPLYRTYYADVDEVVAEDPLRVLFKFKRTNNRELPLILGQLPVLPKHWWASRDFSKGNLEIPLGSGPYKVAEVKAGRMIRYERVKDYWAKDLPVAKGFYNFDNRITDYYRDSTVSLEALKAVQFDYWLEFSAKNWANAYNIPAVAEGRLIKEEIPNGNPTGMQGFVFNTRKPMFQDVRVRKAISLLLDFEWSNKQLFNGAYTRTRSYFENSEMAATGLPSPDELAILEPLRDKIPAEVFTQSFEPSKTDGSGMIRAQQREAYQLLQEAGWKIVDDKMVDTTGKPVTLEFLLAQTEFERILLPFKRNLADLGIDLVIRRVDVSQFINRLRSRDFDMLVGSFPQSTSPGNEQREFWKSSSADKPGSRNYMGLKDPAVDQLVEQLIDADSRKSLIAHARALDRVLQFGYYVIPNWHIKTFRVAYWDHLGHPQVSPRYDVGTATWWAKPDVKPAIPLDTTQSAEAASGGD, from the coding sequence ATGATGTCTTTGCGCAGTACTCTATTCGCCAGCCTGTTGCTGTGCAGCGCGGCCCAGGCCGCCCCGCAACATGCGTTGACGTTGTATAACGAGCCGCCCAAGTATCCCGCCGATTTCAAGCATTTTGACTATGTGAACCCCGACGCCCCCAAGGGCGGCACCTTCCGCGAGTCGGCCATGGGCGGCTTTGACAGCCTCAACCCCTACATCAGCAAAGGCGTGCCCGCAGACAATCTGCCGTTGATCTACGACACCCTGGCCATGCAGAGCCTGGACGAGCCCATCACCGAATACGGCCTGGTGGCCGGCAAGATCGAAAAGGCGCCGGACAACAGTTGGGTGCGCTTCTATCTGCGGCCCGAGGCACGCTTCCATGATGGCCACCCGATCCGCGCCGAAGACGTGGTGTTCACCTTCCAGACCCTGATCAAGGATGGCACCCCGCTCTACCGCACTTACTACGCCGACGTGGATGAAGTGGTCGCCGAGGACCCGTTGCGGGTGCTGTTCAAATTCAAGCGCACCAACAACCGTGAGCTGCCACTGATCCTCGGGCAATTGCCGGTACTGCCCAAACATTGGTGGGCCAGCCGGGACTTTTCCAAGGGCAACCTGGAAATTCCGCTGGGCAGTGGCCCGTACAAGGTGGCTGAGGTAAAGGCCGGGCGCATGATTCGCTACGAGCGGGTCAAGGACTACTGGGCCAAGGACCTGCCGGTAGCCAAGGGTTTCTACAATTTCGATAACCGCATCACTGACTATTACCGCGACAGCACCGTGTCCCTGGAAGCCCTGAAAGCCGTGCAGTTCGATTATTGGCTGGAGTTCAGCGCGAAAAACTGGGCCAACGCCTACAACATTCCGGCGGTAGCCGAGGGCCGCTTGATCAAAGAAGAAATCCCCAACGGCAATCCCACCGGTATGCAGGGTTTCGTGTTCAATACGCGCAAACCGATGTTTCAGGATGTCCGGGTGCGCAAGGCCATCAGCCTGTTGCTGGATTTCGAATGGAGCAACAAACAGTTGTTCAATGGCGCCTATACCCGCACGCGCAGTTACTTCGAAAACTCGGAAATGGCCGCCACCGGTTTACCCAGCCCGGATGAACTGGCGATTCTCGAGCCCCTGCGCGACAAGATCCCTGCCGAAGTCTTCACCCAGTCCTTCGAGCCCTCCAAAACCGACGGTAGCGGCATGATCCGTGCGCAGCAGCGCGAGGCGTATCAGCTGCTGCAAGAGGCCGGCTGGAAGATCGTCGACGACAAGATGGTCGACACCACCGGCAAACCGGTCACCCTTGAATTCCTGCTGGCCCAGACCGAATTCGAGCGCATCCTGCTGCCGTTCAAGCGCAACCTGGCCGACCTGGGCATCGACCTGGTGATTCGCCGGGTTGACGTGTCGCAGTTCATCAACCGCCTGCGCTCGCGGGATTTCGACATGCTGGTGGGCAGCTTTCCGCAATCCACCTCGCCGGGTAATGAGCAGCGTGAGTTCTGGAAGTCGTCCAGCGCCGACAAACCCGGCAGCCGCAACTACATGGGCCTGAAAGACCCGGCCGTCGACCAACTGGTCGAACAACTGATCGACGCCGACTCGCGCAAAAGCCTGATCGCCCACGCCAGGGCGCTGGACCGCGTGCTGCAGTTCGGTTACTACGTGATCCCCAACTGGCACATCAAGACCTTCCGTGTGGCGTATTGGGACCACCTCGGCCATCCGCAAGTCTCGCCGCGCTATGACGTCGGCACCGCCACCTGGTGGGCCAAACCCGACGTCAAACCGGCGATCCCCCTGGACACCACACAAAGCGCCGAAGCGGCGAGCGGAGGCGATTGA
- a CDS encoding ribonuclease T2: protein MKYWMVGWLLIITGATAAPRSQGQPGEFDFYVLSLSWSPTFCLTHPNNEQCSGKGYGFVLHGLWPQYARGGWPASCAPDVRLTNEEMRKGATLFPTRALLKHEWAKHGTCSGLVPLEYLEKTDTALGAVVIPPQLQPFNTPPSLAASEIEALFRESNPRMGNHGMAVVCKGKVLSEVRVCLTKDLAFAGCPRSVKSQCRSGDIRIPAQR, encoded by the coding sequence ATGAAATACTGGATGGTGGGGTGGCTGCTGATCATCACCGGCGCAACGGCAGCGCCGCGCAGTCAAGGGCAGCCAGGGGAATTTGATTTCTATGTATTGTCGCTGTCATGGTCGCCGACGTTTTGCCTGACACACCCGAACAATGAACAGTGTTCGGGCAAAGGCTACGGGTTTGTCCTGCATGGCTTGTGGCCGCAGTACGCGCGAGGCGGGTGGCCGGCCTCCTGTGCACCTGATGTGCGATTGACCAACGAGGAAATGCGCAAGGGCGCGACGCTGTTTCCCACCCGTGCGCTGCTCAAGCATGAATGGGCCAAGCACGGCACCTGCAGCGGGCTCGTGCCGCTGGAATACCTGGAGAAAACCGATACGGCACTGGGGGCGGTGGTCATTCCGCCACAACTGCAGCCGTTCAATACGCCGCCGTCATTAGCGGCCAGCGAGATCGAGGCACTGTTTCGCGAGAGTAACCCACGTATGGGCAATCACGGGATGGCCGTCGTCTGCAAAGGCAAAGTGCTGTCTGAAGTGCGGGTATGCCTGACCAAGGACCTGGCCTTCGCCGGTTGCCCGCGCAGCGTAAAAAGCCAATGCCGCAGCGGCGATATCCGGATCCCCGCGCAGCGCTGA
- a CDS encoding microcin C ABC transporter permease YejB, protein MLAYIVRRLLLIIPTLFGILLINFVIIQAAPGGPVEQMIAKLEGFDGATSRIAGGGAEVAVAGSSYRGAQGLDPALIKEIEKMYGFDKSAPERLWIMVKNYARLDFGDSFFRDAKVIDLIKEKMPVSISLGLWSTLIMYLVSIPLGIAKATRHGSHFDVWTSSAIIVGYAIPAFLFAILLIVVFAGGSYLDWFPLRGLTSNNFDELSWGAKVLDYFWHLALPVTALVIGNFATMTLLTKNSFLDEINKQYVVTAKAKGLTNHRVLYGHVFRNAMLLVIAGFPSAFIGIFFTGSLLVEVIFSLDGLGLMSFEAAINRDYPVVFGTLFIFTLLGLIVKLIGDLTYTLVDPRIDFASREH, encoded by the coding sequence ATGCTGGCCTATATTGTTCGTCGCCTGTTGCTGATCATCCCCACGCTGTTCGGCATTCTGCTGATCAACTTCGTGATCATCCAGGCCGCCCCCGGCGGGCCGGTGGAACAGATGATCGCCAAGCTCGAAGGCTTTGACGGCGCCACCAGCCGTATCGCCGGTGGCGGCGCCGAAGTCGCGGTGGCCGGTTCCAGCTATCGCGGCGCCCAGGGGCTCGACCCGGCGCTGATCAAGGAAATCGAGAAAATGTACGGCTTCGACAAGTCGGCGCCGGAACGCCTGTGGATCATGGTCAAGAACTATGCCCGGCTGGATTTCGGCGACAGTTTTTTCCGTGATGCCAAGGTCATCGACCTGATCAAGGAAAAGATGCCGGTGTCGATTTCCCTCGGGCTATGGAGCACCCTGATCATGTACCTGGTGTCGATCCCCCTGGGCATCGCCAAGGCTACGCGCCACGGCAGCCATTTCGATGTGTGGACCAGTTCGGCAATCATCGTCGGCTATGCGATCCCGGCGTTCCTGTTCGCCATTCTGTTGATCGTGGTGTTTGCCGGCGGCAGTTACCTGGACTGGTTCCCCTTGCGCGGGCTGACGTCCAACAACTTCGACGAATTGAGTTGGGGCGCCAAGGTGCTCGATTACTTCTGGCACCTGGCCCTGCCCGTGACCGCCCTGGTAATCGGTAACTTCGCCACCATGACCCTGCTGACCAAGAACAGCTTTCTCGACGAGATCAACAAACAGTACGTGGTCACCGCCAAGGCCAAGGGCCTGACCAACCACCGCGTGCTCTACGGCCATGTGTTCCGCAACGCGATGTTGCTGGTGATCGCCGGTTTTCCCTCGGCCTTCATCGGCATCTTCTTTACCGGGTCCTTACTGGTGGAAGTGATCTTCTCCCTCGACGGCCTCGGCCTGATGAGCTTTGAAGCGGCGATCAACCGCGACTATCCGGTGGTGTTCGGCACGCTGTTTATCTTCACCCTGCTGGGGCTGATCGTGAAACTGATCGGTGACCTCACCTACACCCTGGTCGATCCGCGTATCGACTTCGCCAGCCGGGAGCATTGA
- a CDS encoding ABC transporter permease: MNLSPLNRRRFERFKANKRGWWSLWLFLILFGLSLGAELIANDKPLAVHFDGDWYFPALKRYPETTFGGEFPLEANYKSPYIQELLKAKDAWTLWAPIPFSYQSINYDLKVPAPAPPSSVNLLGTDDQGRDVLARVIYGFRVSVLFALTLTVLSSIIGVIAGALQGFYGGWVDLAGQRFLEIWSGLPVLYLLIILASFVQPNFWWLLGIMLLFSWMSLVDVVRAEFLRGRNLEYVRAARALGMQNGAIMFRHILPNAMVSTMTFMPFILTGAIGTLTALDFLGFGLPAGSPSLGELVAQGKSNLQAPWLGMSAFAVLAIMLSLLVFIGESARDAFDPRK; this comes from the coding sequence ATGAACCTGTCCCCCCTCAATCGCCGCCGGTTCGAGCGGTTCAAGGCGAACAAGCGTGGCTGGTGGTCGCTGTGGCTGTTCCTGATCCTGTTCGGGCTGAGCCTGGGCGCCGAGTTGATCGCCAACGACAAACCGCTGGCCGTACACTTCGACGGTGACTGGTACTTCCCGGCGCTCAAGCGCTACCCGGAGACCACCTTCGGCGGCGAGTTCCCCCTGGAAGCCAACTACAAGAGCCCGTATATCCAGGAACTGCTCAAGGCCAAGGACGCCTGGACCTTATGGGCACCGATCCCGTTCAGCTACCAGAGCATCAACTACGACCTGAAAGTGCCGGCCCCAGCGCCGCCGTCCAGCGTCAACCTACTGGGCACCGATGACCAGGGCCGCGATGTGCTGGCGCGGGTCATCTACGGTTTTCGCGTGTCGGTGCTGTTTGCGCTGACGCTGACCGTGCTCAGCTCGATCATCGGCGTGATCGCCGGCGCCCTGCAGGGTTTTTACGGCGGTTGGGTGGACCTGGCCGGGCAACGTTTCCTGGAGATCTGGTCCGGGTTGCCAGTGCTGTACCTGCTGATCATTCTCGCCAGCTTCGTGCAGCCCAATTTCTGGTGGCTGCTGGGCATCATGCTGCTGTTCTCATGGATGAGCCTGGTGGACGTGGTGCGCGCCGAGTTCCTGCGCGGGCGTAACCTGGAGTATGTGCGCGCGGCCCGTGCGCTGGGCATGCAGAACGGCGCGATCATGTTCCGCCATATCCTGCCCAATGCGATGGTTTCGACCATGACGTTCATGCCGTTCATCCTCACCGGCGCCATCGGCACCCTCACCGCCCTGGACTTCCTGGGCTTCGGCCTACCGGCCGGCTCGCCGTCATTGGGCGAACTGGTGGCCCAGGGCAAATCCAACCTGCAAGCGCCGTGGCTGGGCATGAGCGCGTTTGCCGTGCTGGCGATCATGTTGAGCCTGCTGGTGTTTATCGGCGAGTCTGCTCGCGATGCCTTCGACCCGAGGAAATGA
- a CDS encoding NUDIX hydrolase codes for MKIRATVICEHEGHILFVRKARSRWALPGGKVERGERPVGAAERELEEETGLNVDGLLYLQELKARDTLHHVFEASVVNIDEARPCNEIVDCQWYAYNALDELDTTDATRHIVKSFLRRL; via the coding sequence ATGAAAATACGGGCCACGGTCATATGCGAACACGAGGGGCATATCCTCTTCGTGCGCAAGGCAAGATCGAGATGGGCGTTGCCGGGCGGTAAGGTCGAACGCGGCGAACGCCCAGTGGGCGCGGCAGAGCGCGAGCTGGAAGAAGAAACGGGGTTGAACGTGGACGGCTTGCTGTACCTGCAGGAGCTGAAGGCCCGCGACACCCTGCACCATGTATTCGAGGCCTCGGTGGTGAACATCGACGAGGCGCGACCGTGCAACGAGATCGTCGACTGCCAGTGGTACGCCTACAACGCTCTCGATGAGTTAGACACCACTGACGCCACGCGGCACATCGTCAAATCTTTCCTGCGCCGCCTCTGA
- a CDS encoding LysE family translocator has translation MSLIISMAAFALATSITPGPVNVVALSSGARFGFAASQKHVFGAALGFTLLLILIGLGLHEVLLRWPILTQLIQWGGVAFLLYMAWKLAVDDGQLQADGAATAPSMLYGAIMQWLNPKAWLACVAGMGLFAADGDAGQVWLFAGLYLVICYLSVACWAYAGTFLRRYLHNPQGVRVFNRSMAALLVASVGYLLMA, from the coding sequence ATGAGCTTGATCATTTCCATGGCTGCCTTCGCCCTCGCCACTTCCATTACGCCTGGGCCGGTCAACGTGGTCGCCCTGAGCAGCGGCGCGCGCTTCGGGTTTGCTGCCAGCCAGAAGCACGTGTTCGGCGCTGCGCTCGGCTTCACGCTGCTGTTGATACTGATCGGCCTGGGCCTGCACGAGGTGCTGCTGCGCTGGCCGATCCTGACCCAACTGATCCAGTGGGGCGGGGTGGCCTTTTTGCTGTACATGGCCTGGAAGCTCGCCGTCGATGATGGCCAGTTGCAGGCCGATGGCGCCGCCACGGCGCCATCGATGTTGTACGGCGCGATCATGCAGTGGCTCAACCCCAAGGCCTGGCTGGCCTGTGTGGCGGGAATGGGGCTGTTTGCGGCGGACGGCGATGCCGGGCAAGTCTGGTTGTTCGCTGGCCTCTACCTGGTGATCTGCTACCTGTCGGTGGCGTGCTGGGCCTATGCCGGAACGTTTCTGCGGCGCTACCTGCACAATCCCCAGGGTGTCAGAGTATTCAACCGCTCGATGGCCGCGTTGCTGGTGGCCAGTGTGGGTTATTTGCTGATGGCTTGA
- a CDS encoding GNAT family N-acetyltransferase: protein MQVLIRVATVEDLDTLIKIRTSVVQNHLSLEQMADLGITPQVLADALRTAPCAWVAEVDGQAAAFSMVDLETGEVFAMFVLPSHENLGLGRRLMAVAEAALFVHHERVYLVTDGRDEVRANGFYQRLGWLRAGRVEGDDVRYEKSRAY, encoded by the coding sequence ATGCAAGTGCTTATTCGAGTGGCGACCGTCGAAGACCTCGACACGCTCATTAAAATTCGTACCTCGGTGGTGCAAAACCATTTGAGCCTTGAACAGATGGCTGATCTGGGGATCACGCCACAGGTACTGGCCGACGCGCTGCGCACAGCCCCGTGCGCATGGGTCGCAGAAGTGGACGGCCAGGCAGCGGCCTTTTCCATGGTCGATCTTGAGACCGGCGAGGTGTTCGCGATGTTCGTCTTACCTTCCCACGAGAACCTGGGCCTGGGCCGGCGGTTGATGGCAGTGGCCGAGGCCGCGTTGTTTGTGCATCACGAGCGCGTGTACCTGGTCACTGATGGCCGCGATGAAGTCCGCGCTAACGGGTTTTATCAGCGCCTGGGGTGGCTGAGGGCCGGCCGTGTTGAGGGTGATGACGTTCGCTACGAAAAAAGCAGGGCATACTGA
- a CDS encoding AraC family transcriptional regulator has product MSLNTRAHPSHSPRFWRDERLPFIEARTIADGRKVTYTRHAHEHFSIGAITRGRSYYHHGAQTYQISAGTVVLMNPGDVHACNPIENEHWSYHMLYLDTPWLTDLQHQLGFSTDQGYRPFNTPHTRDPSLYNGLLALYRLLVDERAELLHKQSALVSYFSEVQQRLNPSLAPVREVNHKLERAADYIREHCTEALKLEDICQAAELSPSYLIRAFKQYYGLTPHAFLVNRRIQFARTQLRHGELIADVALAAGFADQAHFQRAFKQHFAATPGQYREILKPSANNPHWPPATRPSSG; this is encoded by the coding sequence ATGTCGTTGAACACTCGCGCCCACCCTTCGCACTCGCCGCGTTTCTGGCGCGACGAGCGCTTGCCCTTCATCGAGGCGCGCACCATCGCCGACGGGCGCAAGGTGACGTACACGCGGCATGCCCATGAACATTTTTCCATTGGCGCAATCACCCGCGGGCGCAGCTATTACCACCATGGCGCGCAGACCTACCAGATCAGCGCCGGCACCGTGGTGTTGATGAACCCCGGCGATGTGCATGCCTGCAATCCCATCGAAAACGAGCATTGGTCCTACCATATGCTCTACCTCGACACGCCCTGGCTGACCGACCTGCAGCATCAACTGGGCTTCAGTACCGACCAGGGTTACCGCCCGTTCAACACCCCCCATACGCGGGACCCGTCGTTGTACAACGGCTTGCTGGCGTTGTACCGCCTGTTGGTGGATGAGCGGGCCGAACTGCTGCACAAACAGAGCGCGCTGGTGAGCTATTTCAGCGAGGTGCAGCAGCGCCTGAATCCTTCGCTCGCACCGGTACGGGAGGTCAATCACAAGTTGGAGCGGGCCGCCGACTACATCCGTGAACACTGCACCGAGGCCCTGAAGCTCGAGGACATTTGCCAGGCGGCCGAGCTGTCGCCGTCTTATTTGATTCGCGCCTTCAAACAGTATTACGGGCTGACACCCCATGCCTTTCTGGTCAATCGCCGTATCCAGTTCGCCCGCACCCAGCTGCGCCATGGCGAGCTGATTGCCGACGTGGCCCTGGCCGCAGGCTTTGCCGACCAGGCGCATTTCCAGCGTGCGTTCAAGCAGCATTTCGCCGCCACGCCCGGGCAATACCGCGAAATACTCAAGCCATCAGCAAATAACCCACACTGGCCACCAGCAACGCGGCCATCGAGCGGTTGA
- a CDS encoding ABC transporter ATP-binding protein has translation MNQDNLIEIRDLSVEFVTGEHHHRVVNNVSFDIKRGETLALVGESGSGKSVTAHSILRLLPYPLARHPSGTIHYAGQDLLTLKEKTLRHIRGNRIAMIFQEPMTSLNPLHCIEKQINEVLGLHKGLTGKVATQRTLELLELVGIPEPHKRLKALPHELSGGQRQRVMIAMALANEPELLIADEPTTALDVTVQLKILELLKELQARLGMALLLISHDLNLVRRIAHRVCVMQQGCIVEQADCEALFQAPQHPYTQELLAAEPSGGPATNAAGPPLLEVDDLKVWFPIKKGFLRNTVDYVKAVDGINFSLPQGQTLGIVGESGSGKSTLGLAILRLIGSQGGIRFEGQQLDRLTQQQVRPLRREMQVVFQDPFGSLSPRMCVSEIVGEGLRIHKMGTAAEQEAAIIAALKEVGLDPESRHRYPHEFSGGQRQRIAIARALVLKPRLILLDEPTSALDRTVQRQVVELLRGLQAKYNLTYLFISHDLAVVKALSHQLMVVKQGQVVEQGDAGTIFASPQHPYTRQLLEAAFLVPA, from the coding sequence ATGAATCAGGACAATCTGATCGAAATCCGCGACCTCAGTGTCGAGTTCGTCACCGGCGAGCATCACCATCGCGTGGTCAATAACGTCAGCTTTGATATCAAGCGCGGCGAAACCCTGGCCCTGGTCGGCGAAAGCGGCTCCGGCAAATCGGTGACCGCCCATTCGATCCTGCGCCTGCTGCCCTACCCTTTGGCGCGGCACCCGTCCGGCACCATCCACTACGCCGGGCAAGACCTGCTGACGCTCAAGGAAAAGACCCTGCGGCACATTCGCGGTAACCGCATCGCGATGATCTTCCAGGAGCCGATGACCTCGCTGAACCCGCTGCACTGCATCGAAAAACAGATCAACGAAGTGCTCGGCCTGCACAAGGGCCTCACCGGCAAGGTCGCCACCCAGCGCACCCTGGAACTGCTGGAGCTGGTGGGCATCCCCGAGCCGCACAAACGCCTCAAGGCATTGCCCCACGAACTCTCCGGTGGCCAGCGCCAGCGGGTGATGATCGCCATGGCCCTGGCTAACGAGCCGGAACTGCTGATCGCCGATGAGCCGACCACGGCCCTCGATGTAACGGTGCAATTGAAGATCCTGGAACTGCTCAAGGAACTGCAGGCGCGCCTGGGCATGGCGTTATTGCTGATCAGCCACGACTTGAACTTGGTACGCCGGATCGCGCACCGGGTGTGCGTGATGCAACAGGGCTGCATCGTCGAACAGGCCGATTGCGAGGCGCTGTTCCAGGCGCCGCAACACCCTTACACCCAGGAATTGCTGGCGGCGGAACCCAGCGGCGGGCCGGCCACCAACGCCGCCGGGCCACCGCTGTTGGAAGTGGACGACCTGAAAGTCTGGTTCCCGATCAAGAAAGGCTTTTTGCGCAACACCGTCGATTACGTCAAGGCCGTGGACGGCATCAACTTCAGCCTGCCCCAAGGGCAAACCCTGGGCATCGTCGGCGAAAGCGGCTCGGGCAAGTCCACCCTGGGCCTGGCGATCCTGCGCTTGATTGGCAGCCAGGGCGGCATTCGTTTCGAAGGCCAGCAACTCGACCGCCTCACCCAGCAACAGGTACGCCCGTTGCGCCGCGAAATGCAGGTGGTGTTCCAGGACCCCTTCGGCAGCCTGAGCCCGCGCATGTGCGTCAGCGAGATCGTCGGCGAGGGCTTGCGCATCCACAAGATGGGCACGGCGGCCGAGCAGGAAGCGGCGATTATTGCCGCCCTCAAGGAAGTCGGCCTGGACCCGGAGTCGCGGCACCGCTACCCCCATGAGTTTTCCGGCGGCCAGCGCCAGCGCATCGCCATCGCCCGCGCCCTGGTGCTCAAACCGCGCCTGATCCTGCTGGATGAGCCGACGTCGGCGCTGGACCGTACGGTGCAACGCCAGGTGGTGGAACTGCTGCGCGGTTTGCAGGCCAAGTACAACCTGACCTACCTGTTCATCAGCCATGACTTGGCGGTGGTCAAGGCGCTGAGTCACCAGTTGATGGTGGTCAAGCAGGGTCAGGTAGTGGAGCAAGGGGATGCCGGGACGATTTTCGCCAGCCCACAGCACCCCTATACTCGGCAATTACTGGAAGCGGCCTTTCTGGTGCCCGCTTGA
- a CDS encoding Gfo/Idh/MocA family protein has product MSTVRWGMIGCGSVTELKSGPAFYKAPGSALVAVMGRREDAVRDYATRHGIARFYTDAQALIDDPEVDAVYIATPPDSHLEYSLMVAAAGKHCCVEKPMSLNAEQSALMQRTFERAGLHLFVSYYRRSLPRFQQVRSWLQEGRIGELRHLTWTLCKPAAQADTNPANWRTDPAIAGGGYFADLASHGFDLFQYLAGDIVEVSGFTARQAGRYAAEDAVTACWTFASGALGMGCWNFVADRREDRVELIGSHGRITFSVFEDQPLRLEGESDEVLEVPCHAHIQWHHVLAMNAHIRGEAKHPSLAIEALKTDRILDKVLQRYSQHP; this is encoded by the coding sequence ATGAGCACCGTACGTTGGGGCATGATCGGCTGTGGCAGTGTCACTGAATTGAAGAGTGGACCCGCTTTCTACAAAGCGCCAGGTTCTGCCCTGGTAGCCGTGATGGGGCGGCGCGAGGACGCCGTGCGCGATTATGCGACACGTCATGGCATTGCCCGCTTCTATACCGACGCCCAGGCCCTGATCGACGACCCCGAGGTGGACGCGGTGTACATCGCCACGCCACCCGACAGCCACCTCGAGTACAGCTTGATGGTGGCAGCGGCAGGCAAGCATTGCTGCGTCGAAAAACCCATGTCGTTGAACGCCGAACAGAGCGCATTGATGCAACGCACCTTCGAGCGCGCCGGGCTGCACCTGTTCGTCTCCTACTATCGGCGCTCATTGCCACGCTTCCAGCAAGTGCGCAGCTGGTTGCAGGAAGGCCGTATCGGCGAGCTACGCCACCTGACCTGGACCCTGTGCAAGCCTGCGGCACAGGCCGACACCAATCCCGCCAATTGGCGCACAGACCCGGCGATTGCCGGCGGCGGTTATTTTGCCGACCTGGCCAGCCATGGGTTCGACCTGTTCCAGTACCTGGCGGGAGATATCGTCGAAGTGTCGGGCTTCACCGCGCGGCAGGCCGGGCGTTACGCGGCGGAAGATGCAGTAACCGCCTGCTGGACCTTTGCCAGCGGTGCGTTGGGCATGGGCTGCTGGAACTTCGTGGCAGACCGCCGCGAAGACCGGGTCGAGCTGATCGGCAGTCATGGACGCATCACGTTCTCGGTATTCGAAGACCAGCCGCTGCGTCTTGAAGGGGAGTCCGATGAGGTGCTGGAAGTGCCGTGTCATGCGCACATCCAATGGCACCACGTGCTTGCGATGAATGCCCATATCCGTGGGGAAGCCAAGCACCCTTCGCTGGCAATCGAGGCGCTGAAGACGGATCGAATCCTGGACAAGGTGCTGCAACGTTATTCTCAACATCCCTAG